The genomic window GTTGGTGTCAAGTAAACAAGTCAGTGCTGCAAGATGAAAGAGTGCTCCATTATTTTTGCTTCTCTTAAACCAATACCACAGTCTATTTATCTACAGCATatcaattttcatatgtattctttTACAAGAGATTAATGAAAATTTGCAAGAAAAATTCCATAAGAATTTAACTGATTCTCCTATGATGGAATACGACAAAATCGTAAGGGGTAACTTATTTCGGAAAAGGAATAATACTTGATATATGGCACCACACGATGGGTGGCAGTGAAGAAAGTTACACCAGCATTCATGTTCAAACACCTCAAAACTTATGAAAACAAGAATCCCCATAAGTACAATTCAAACAATGTAaacaagagagggagaaaaaaagaaacgtaaAGAATGCAGTTTCCACATTGGAGAGGGCTGCAAAGATCAAGTAAAGTGAGGGATTGAGTGATTCAACAGGATATAATACAATTCAAAGAAATTATAAGAACCTCTGAATAGCTCACCTAACTTCTTCTATAGGCTTAAATCTACCTTAATTTTCACTGTTATAGCCCAATTACTTCAACAATAAAAATCCAACAAGAATGCTTTGCAAAGTGGCAGGGGGCTACTGATGTCAAAATGTTTCAGCCAACACTCAAATTCATGGTATATCTCAGCCTACAGGTGAGGCTTTCAAAGGTTGACTTAAAAAGGTCTTCATCTTCTAACCACCATTTTCCCTGATCATCACAGCCCTTCCCACTATCCACTTATTCATAATCATGTCATGATGATATACTCATTCCATTCACTCTCCCTATTGTCTATCCTCCAAAATCAACCCTGCCCTCTCgtatgaaatttcatcatattccACGACTAAAAAGGTGTACCAATGATAagcaaaactagaaaaaaaaagatattgtaaaaGTCTACTTTTGGGGCACATCTTTAAGAAAACTTGGAAAAATTACATAAGATAGATTTTGATATACTCACTTAAATTTGGAGTATTTTTTGCCCTGTTTTAATATGggtatttttcatatgtaatgtTTAATGCTTTACTTAACAGAGGTGAAAACCTATTCAAAAACTAATTACATGTTTAAATGCATTCTGCTGCCTCTTCCACGACATATTTAGTTAAGCTGCAAAAGCATATCCCAATCATATTTAAATGGACTCATGGTATAATTCTCACTACCTATTAAATAACTTTCCAGTGTGGGAGGTCAGTGAAGAACAGGGATAATGTGAGTGGAACTCTGCCTTATTCATACTTCGTCTCAAGGCTTGGTTGAGGACAATTTTAACtattcaatatcattatcaagatataataaaacatacaaatgGTATAAGGTGTCTTAGCAGTAACCACACTTCCTCAATCTACAAGTGACAACAATCTTGGGTGGCCTGTGTAACGTTATCAAAAAACTCAACCACTTCTAATTTAAGTAGTGATGAGATTTTTTTAATACAACACCTTACAGGTGCGGTAAGAGAATACGTGATATTAAAATTTCCAAACGTTAGCAAGAAATTTCAGATAGATTAATGAAAAACTGAAGTCATACTAGTGTCACGTTTTCGGCCGCCACTGTCAAGAAGATATTCTAAGTGAATGACGTCACATGCACATTTACCATGGTTTATATGTTTTGAGTAGATCCTCCTCATCATAATCCTGTCCGATGACAACATGCCATGACACTGATCCAAAACTTAAAGATATTTTACCTTATAATCCTGTCAGGTGGAGAGACATCAGGGTAGCCCTTACAATGTTTACGTCCACCAGTGTTGCCAACGATTTGTTAATTGCACCTATTCAGCGGCTGAAAGACAAATTAAACGTGTGGATGCAAGTCAATAGATGATGATCATTAACTAAATTCTTAGGCTGAAAAACACAGAGGTTAGGTTACAGATATATAGTTAGTTTTCCTGGTAACAGAAAGTAATTCATTGTTACAATCCTCATCGTGTTAGCTGTAGCGCTTCAGAAGGTTTGCTATACCCAAGGAGGAGAGTGATAGATACTATATAACATCTCATACAACATAGTTGGTGTACTACGTTAACTTTTAGTCCAGAAAACTTATTAAAGACAACCTGATGATTCCTCCTACCCGCCTTCTGCTAGTTTAGGTTACGTCACATACCTGTACTAACTTAAAACGCTTGGGTGGGAGTGGATGTAAAAATCTTCGTAGATTCCTAATTTGAGGCAGAGTGGATAGTCTCAACATTTTTGGGAACATTGTAGTACAATGTATTAGATGTAAATATATATCAACTGTAAACTAAATAATGTATTAGATGTAAATATATATCAACTGTAAACTAAATAAAAGACTATtgacgtgtatacatgtataacattAAAAGGTCATTTGAGGCTTTGATTAAGTGGGAAATGCATTCTTTGTTTAAAGATTTCTTTATTAATCTTAAACCAGGGGTTACAACACTTATATGAACCCATTTTGAGCAGCTTTATTAACTCCTGTTATAATGAAAGATTACGAACCATTGTGGTATAAAGAAAACCAATACTGATGCTATATATGAAATTCCGGAACTCTTACAATTTAAACGCAAGACTAATACCCTTACTTATTGGTCATATTGGGCCAAGCATCTTAGTTGACATTCTTGCGTTAGCCTATAACATAAACACATCGATTAACATTAAGTACTGCAGCTGGATAAATGAATGTAACTCCTATGTATCAAATAATTTTCTGCCTCTGGTCTATGTGATGGGAAGCTCATGACCAGGGATAATTCTTTCGTATAATTGATATCTATGACATTTTGAACCTCTTGTTTTTAGAATTACTTTTTATGATACTAAAGCGAGATGCCTCTATTATTAGATAGTTTTATCGTATAGCTGACCTGACTACACACATCCGACCTGTGCCAGCAAGAATGGGCTGTGGTTGGCAAGAGCCAGTGCCACGATGAAACTTGGTGCTTATGTAAGCTCAGAGTACATATGCACTTGGCAATTATACGGAAAGCATgagcgaatatttttttttcgatataTGAACTTATTATGAAGTTACTGGGAGTATGATGAGTAAGGACATCACGAAGTTTAACGGAAGGTAAAAGCGAGGTTGGGTTTATTTTTTCAACCAATGATTTCTTGAGCTACCATTAATATGGCGATTTTTTAAGATTCACAGAAAACGAAGCGTGACTGTTGAGAGGTAAACTTATGTAAATAACGACACAGGAAGACTAGATATGTTCGCAGGGTAACTACGGCACCTTTTAAAATTCATCTTTTTCTGTATATCGATATAAAGATTATCTCCCAAGTACCTGAACAAAATGTTTCTATATCATCTGTTTTCGTTTCCCCACCAATTTATCCAAGGAAAAGGTGGGTGGTATATAAGGGGCCGAATTGGATACAGTTCCCTCATTGAACCATAAAATTAACttaatcattatgattaatatataaataattcgaTTCATTTTAAACCATAAATAGGAAAATAAGGATCTTTGTATAATCAAGTTTCAGTGGTTAATGCTATTGACTATTAAGTTTCATACCTTACCAATGTAATGAAGAAAGTTCATAACTGAAAATTTACATATAATCATATTAAACTGCTTCATCGAAAAAAAACTCTACTAATTATTGCTAACACCTGTTTATTATCACGTAAAGACATATCTAATTCAAAGCACCTCTATACAAATGCTGTATTCAAATCTATAAGTGGTTGATTAATAGCAGTCTAAACTGAACATCCTAATACCTTAATATTGCTAAGCTGTTGAAAATGCAATGGGTTCTTGTATACTAATCTTGTTTTGAGTTTTCCATAATCTTAGGGAGTTTACCTGTGCAACTCCCTCACACTACAAATCCTGGACAAGTGCTGATTTCACATTTTGGTACTAACAGTGTACCAGCCGCACCTAGGAGAAAATTGCAATCTTCGGTGTCCTGAAATTGGTTCTCAAGGTCAATGTGTAATAGTTTAAAATGTTATTCAGATGCCTTTAGGTGCTGTAGTTCACCCATAAAAGAACAACGAACAAAAGGTTCTTCCACATCTTTCTCAGATCTTTTCCAGGTTTTCTCCAAATCTTTCCCAGTTCCTCATCAGGTCTTCCTCAAGTCCTGCAACGTATCTTCAGTAATTCATCTTCATATCCTCTCTCGGATCTACCCTTGTCTACTGACACATCTCTTGGTTTCCAAGCTCATATAATGAATTCCGACATCCATTTCACAAAGTAGCCCCATGAAATAGCATCTTAAGCGAGCCCCATTCAATTCTAATGATTGTCCAGTGCATCTTATCATAAAATCTATATTGCAATAAATCTTTTTAATGCTCAAATAGGTTGCGAACAAGGaactgtttcagtgcattatatatgacagctagagaatatatgtgagaggatgttacctttcttcgtctgttcctggtactacctttgTAACAtcaggagtgaattggaacgatgtggtatactggggttgatgtgctgtcattggaatgaacctgggtatgtgaaacatctggggtaatccatagaaaggtatgtggggcctggatatagatagagagctgtggtttcggtgcattacacatgacagatagagaccgagtgtgaaggaatgtagccttttcttttgtctgttttcctggcactaccttgctgatgcacggggtggcgatgctgtttcctgtggggcatagTGGCATTGTCAGGATTTGTGTCTCCAGTTTGATCAGTGATCTGATGTCCTATGTGAAGACAGGcttcataatcatatttgtaTTTCTGTGTTATCTAGATACAGAAGGGAAAATTGTACATTCCACTTTTGAAAGCAATCATACAGGGGTCCCTTGCCTATCACAGTTTTCTAAGACAACATAAAAATTTTATCCATGCACTGTACAAGTGTGAAGTGGCCATCAGTTGCTTGTGGCCCAGCTTGGCAGACCAGCATTActaaggagaggcaggaggagtgtTATAACCTGGCTGTGTTGCTAGGGAAAATATTTAGCTTTTTGTGAGACACAGCTGGCTGGACACTTTGTAAGAGTAAGGAGGCACAGCATCAATGGTaactattatcatatcattactgTTCAGTTCAGTACATTTACAGCATAAACATGTTATTCTGAAGTAATTGTGCTTATCTTTAACCTTAAAAGTTTTCACTATAAGACTTCAAGTTATATCTTGAGTTCACTGTCCCTAAAGCCACCTATTTCCCATAGGCCCTATAACCTTAACAACTATAGTTTTACCAAACATGAGGTCTTCCAGTAATGTAAACCCAGTGGTTGGCAAGGTACCTCTCAATCATCAAATGATAAAAACACCTAAGCAGTGGCAAAGCAATGGATTATGCTCAATATTTTTACAACAAGTTCTTCATGATACAGGACGATCATTAGCTGAGGTGGTTAGTGTTTGCACAACAGCATAGATGTACCACGCAGCCTTGCGTGTACACCACACTAACCAAAGACTTTGGTCTATGAATTCCACTTTCAGATGACAGTGCTAACCTATGTCCAATTGAACGAAAGTACACATAGAGCTATTCTGGTTACATTACAGTGCACTTGTAGCTGaattacaaatatataatctTATGTGACATGAATGTATAtttcaatttcattatttttctctacAACAGGATGTGCTGATCTAATCTAAATTACAATATTCAAGAACTGATCGTCATCAATCAACAGTGATGTTCAGAATGGTGGTACTCATATGATAGCTGGAAACTGAATTACAGTAATGAAATACCAGTGATGCTAACAATACAAAAATTGGTGTCATATACTCCACTCCACAGTCAAGTAATATGCATGCAGTAGGCACAAAGCTACTGGATGCCTTACCACTAGTATCAGGAATGTCACTAGTTGTGCTGAGTGACCccacagtctgtgtgtgtgtgtgtgtgtgtgtgtgtgtgtgcaaagatttGCCAGGTCAAGTCTGACAAAGACTCTTGTTAATGAGAGCTTGTACTAGGGTATGCCATTACTAGCACAGGTTTGGTGTCTATGCTTGGTTATGGCACAGGATGTTAATGGCACAGGATGGAGcatgtgtgacagagtgtagcAGCATCTTTTAGATTAATGTGTGAGTTGTGTATGTGCAGATGTAACCAATCATCAACCTCACAAATGTCATTACTGGTGTGTAAATAATGGTCTTGGTGCTGGTGAGGTGATGGCATGCTAGTAGAGTCTTTCCTTAGGTGTAAGCTTCACTTGTTGCTCACTAAAATCCCAAAACTTCTTTGCCAGCCCATGGTCCTGGGCTTGTTTGGAGGGTTTCCTCTCCTGGGGAAGAAAACACTATGTAAGACACATAGTAATAATAAAAGAGAGGGAGAGTTGGATGGAGTGTAAAGTATGTGTATACATCTGCATGTTTTTGAAATTACCTGTTTGAGTCTGCTGGGAGGGAAAATTTACATTTACTGGGTCTCTTCATCACAAGTTTCTGTCAAATGGTGTTCTTAATTCTATTGTCAACAATGATCACTTTCTcttcatttgtactatttctgctaatcatctcttttacctttaaaTGTAACGAGGAAATTTTCTGAAAGAAGTCTTACCTTACAATCACAGAAGTATTTCCCTGTTACATTCTCCACTTCTTCTGACACGGCCAGGTAGATGATGGTTTGAGCCCCGAGCTTCTCATCCTGCATAACATGAAGTGCCCCTATGAACCTTTCAGTGTAAGAATCTAAAAATTTTCTTGCTGAAGCACCAACAAATTTAATGCATTACAGTTTTAAAACAATTATCACTGTTTGTTTGTTGTAAGAAACACTGATTTTCATCACTATACGAGACAAAAACTTTTATTTGTCTAACAGGAATCTATCAACTTCTATAGTCTGACAGCATACAATGCCTTAGGTGCCACATAAGTAAATGCAATAAATCCTATTTACAAAACAGTTATATCAAAAGTTTAATATCTATCCTATAACATAATTGCTTCTTCAATTCAGGTTCCTAACACACTTACAATTACATACTAAATGTAAGGTTAAAGGTTACCTTTTTACAGGTAGGGGAGATAAGAAACAAAATACCTTAGCCATAAGAGAAAAAAGACAAGCGAAGAAAAGGGCAAGCTTGCTGTTATCCCCTTTCCATAATATTTCTGTGTTCACAGCTCCAGGATGTAGACAGTTGGTTGTCACACCTGGAAGTATACAGATAatggggagggttagtgacagctgcatagtgagccagcagtggtcaagttgcactcctctgacccaagtagctacttttactttctgtctcatacacacatggacttctggcattctgtccacaaatataaaatctctcatcatacataacacttcacaacacttaacttacacagctgattctttgtaactctagattttcctgtggttagtgctatgtgctagtgctgtcttctggcaaaatggtaggagcaataaaaAGTAATAGTagctaggaacatttaggtaggagctttAGATAGGATTATAacgtagaagtagtaggtaggaagaaTGGGTGggagaattaggtagaagtagtcagaagggacattaggtaggagcctctataAACACTGCAccagacttgccctctgctagtggcgtgttaaggatgaggcactaaaggttgaGAAGTGGCACCCAAGTTCTCTAGTTACAGGGACTCTAATGCCATGGCCAtcctcttgagggagtttcagaaagtaacagacatcagagatacagatatatagatggatagaagaTTCACAAACATAACTAGTAAGTACTCATGTTATTTAAACTGCACTTTATATTAGATTATACTGCACTGTATATTGAATTATCATATCATTAATTACAgatatattccctgtgtgttataaaaggcggctaaaaggggagggagtggggggatcgaatcctcccctccagtttggACTTTTCCAAAaccaggaacagagaatggggtcaagtgaggattttcctacttgggctcagtcctctgttcttaacgctaccttgctgatgtgggaaatggtgaatatgtatgaaaaaaatccaaGTTAGTCCAGGAACATAACTAGCCCTTATACATGGGTTTCTAAGAAAAAATGGATTCATTAATCATTTTACTCAGACTGAACCTTTCCAGGAACTTCACACTGTTACATGAGGTTCACTGTAAGTTTATGTTTAAAACACATTAATGAATAACAAAAAGAAGTAATATCAACAATGGTTTCACTGCATACCTGTATTGCGTAGCTTCTCTGAGAGCTCTAAAGTAAACAAGATATTAGCCAACTTGCTTTCAGCATAGGTAGCAAACGACCCAGGATACGGTCTTTTCTTATAGTCGAAGTCGTTGGGGTCAAGTGATGGGCAAAAGAGATGGCCGTCAGAGCTCACATTCACCACCCGACTGGGGACACTCTTCTTCAACAGCCCTGAAGGATGAATCAACTATAAGATCTGTAACTGAATATTGCTTCTTATGTGTAATGGGTGGTTGTACTGGAAATGAACTATCTATGACTAGTATGTAGTATGACAATATTagggggtttgattgagtagtaAGAAAAGGGTACAAGAGAGGTGTGCTagtaggaagagtgtggttgggaaagctgaagagggtttgctggaatgttttggacaaataaaAAGAACGagcaaggggggaagggggtgacaaagaggaaatatgtgtcagaactggatgggaaaagaagaagaaagatggagaccaaattggaggtggaagggtgaagtgataaagtttttgagtgactggggcctgatcatgcaggagggtgaaagacatgcatggggTAATGTgcattgaaacaatgtggtatacagtgggtgaaatgctgtaaatggactgaaccagggatgtgaagcAGTTGGGGGGAAGCAATGGAAAGGCCAGTGGGACCTAGTAGTGGATaggtggctgtggtttcagtgtactgcacatgacagcaacagcctttcttcatctgttcctgctgctaccttgctaatgcgagaaacagtggctaagtatgaaaaaataaatgtaacatCTATGATATACTTCCTAAATTCAACTGACTTAGTCATTAGGTCACTAAGCTTTATTTCAACAGGTTACTAATAAtacgagacaaaaaaaaacaagggtaACGAAAATTCAAGTGTCACAAAAACAACATATCACATTAATAAAATGACTTATAAAGCACTGGTGAAAATTCAATAAAAATCTAGAGATGAACACTTACACGGTAATCTGAGCCATCTTATTCTCAATGCCAAATTGACAAGCACGGTATGTCAACTTACCAAATACTTTTAGCTAATTTGCGCTTCAAACCAAATCAACCAGATCATTAAAGCCTACTTACCCAAACTAACTTAAATAGCACTCGAATCGTACTCAACCAATATAATCTGAGCCAGTatcttctccaagctcacttaaacAGCATTCCAAGTTATCTTGCTACGGTAACTAACTTCCTACTTGGTACTGTGAGCCAGCGTGTTTTCCAAGCTAACTTAAAAAAACATTTTAAGCCAACTTAGTACTCTCAGTTGCAGTTGGTGAATTCTCCAAGTTTAACAGCACTTCAAACCAACTCAGTACCTAAAATCAATCTGTTTGGATGAATCTAAACAGCTCTTCAAGCCAAGGAACTCTATAATTTGAGCCAGTGTTTTCCAAGCCTCCTCTATTATCACTCCAAGGCAACTTGTGCAATACTTTGATTCAACTTACCCAGCAGCAAGTTGGTGAGGAGAAAGTGGCCATAATGATTAGTAGCCATTGTCAGTTCCAGGCCATCATCTgtcagcttcctctctggctcgCCCCTTATCCCAGCATTATTCACCTGCCATGTACAAAAAGGGTCAAGATAATGTCTTAGATATTCCACTGTCATAAGAAATGACGACCAAGGTAATGCACATGCTTTTATCTGTACATTTACAACGATCTAGACAATGGAATTATGTATCAATCTGCAAAGCAGGTGTTACCATACTTCCCCTGGCTGAAGTtatactgcaagtgaaaagtcacctttggcagggTTGTAGCATAGTCAGGTGACAAATGAGTACCTAAAAATGGTGTTGCATTTGCAGCTCACCATCTATACCATCTTTTAACTAAAATTTTTTGACATTACAGAAAACTGACATGATGGACACTAGGAGGAAAAAGTAAACCATACTGTGTGATGGACTGAGGAGAACTtacaagtgaaaaaaagattaagatgAATGTTATGCAAAATTTGGTGAAATACCAATTTTGGGGCATTACACGTgatagagaacagatgtgagcagatgtggcctttcttagtctaTTTCCATGTGCTCACTCACTCAGCCCTTATATCTATTTTCACttagaagaagaatgaaaaaacaaATCATGTCCCTCTGGTCTAATTCACCTCTACTATATATCAGATCATTAATATGCCTTTTTATAAAATCCCTAAGTCATTTCTGCATTGCCTCTAAACTGGTACTTCATAGCCAAATACCTTAGCTGTTTTGCAAGATTCAGCAGATTAATGTTAGCTGGCATCATGCACAATTCACCTAAAATGGtatgctttttggcaaaattctGCTGATTTAGATTATTATCATGCAAAGTTCAGCTAATTAACTTCATCTGCTGTCATACAAAATTTTGGTAAATCAAACTGATTTCATGTAAAATTCAACTCAGCAGCTTACTCTACTGTTAAGCAAAACTCAGCTAAACAACTTAGTCTACTGTCATGCAAAATCTGCCTGTCTAAATAAGACGACTTTTATTCAACATTCAGCTGCTTTAGAAGTTTAGACTGATGACATGCTAAATTCACATGAGTAACTTTCtctacaatcacacaaaattttgCTGAATAACAGACTGCTGTCTAGCAGAATTTAGCGCAGTAGCTTGGAATGTTGTCATATAAACTTCagttaaaaaaatatgtattctaAGGATGTGGATGTGATTTTAACTTGCTGTATCAGTACTGACAAAGCTTTATTCAATGGCCTCATTACAATTAGCAGATCTGTATTCCACTTTAAAAGATGTTCAGAAAGATATGAACAAAACAATACTAAACCAAAAATTGCAACCTACATTTCTTTTAAGTGGAATGAGTCCATAAGTATGATTTTCTTTGGTAACCATAAGTTAAAAATCACAGTGCCCTTAAACAACACATTTATAGACTTGACTCTAGTAGTCATGCAAAATTCAGCTGTGACAAATTGGTCATGCAACACATAGCAGAATAATTCAATATACTAATGCAAAATTTTACAAACTTAACTACTCTTATTGTAGCTTTAGAGCTACCTGGGTAGCTGTCTACCAATAAACTATTTCCAAAAGCCATCTTACGAGAATGTGTAGTTCCTTTTCAGTATCGAGAATGCCCTGTGCAAACTTCCTGACGGTGGTGAGGTTTGATGTGTCCAAGTACTGCACCTCTACGTTATTATTCCCTGTTGTGCTGATGATGGCATCTGTAGACAGGTAGTTTGGCTTCATACATGGTTAAGCAATATAATAATGGGTACAGAATATAAAAATGATATCGTAATCACGTTTGGGAAGATGTATCTTTTTAGGTAACTCTCTAAGGTAATGACACGTGCATATTCTAGCTAAATATATTTTACATGAGAGGTACTACCGGACTCCTTACTCTCTACTCTCTGCAGAGGTCATGCAGGTTGTGGGTTTCTACCTGCTGCGAAATCTACTCTCATGGTGATGATCCTAAAGCTGCATCATGCACAACCACTTACTGAGAAGTTGTTTTTCCACAAATTTCTTTCCCTATTGTAGCAGACATTTAAGCCTTCTGTCACCACTGTGGAACCACACAAggtaagaaaataatgatatagaGTGGAAAGTGAAACTCCCACTGATGTTTCTATGATAAGGTAATAGTTACCAGCGACTTTCTGTGCCTTCTCCAAGTTGCGACAAGCGAGGATGACTCGGGCGCCTCTTCTGGCTAGGTCCAGAGCAGTTTCCTTACCAATACCTGGGAATGAAGTGAATAAATGTACATACCACCCGGGAAAATGAGAAATGATTTATACTCTGTGATATGATCATGCGCAGAGAGGGTACTTTCTGAACAACATTATTACCTCACTTCACCTTCCTGCCCTGGGAGCCCCACCTTCCCTCTACAAGGtctctgcagcactcaggaagctcgCCACGCCCAATGACTATGAccaaagaaaaagacaaagaaaggccacatccttcacgtccattctctagatgtcatgtatcaaaactagagctccctatccacaagcagACCCCTCcgacagtggcgtatctagggtatggcaggtgccctgggcgcaaCTTGAAGAGGGGCggcactcaacaggtttgtttttgacatatgctacccgacTGACATTTTCTACGGTTTGGTTTTGAGAGATAATAAAGATACTAGCCTACTTTTCAACTAGAGTAATATTTCCTGCAatcagttgcattaccgtttctacgttacaattttgatcaaataaatcTTTAACTTTGAGTCTTTAAGATTTTATATAAATGTAAGTTTGGTCTAATTCTTCATTCTTCAAgggtttataattacactgtatatatttatatatacatccactATATGTACACTTTCAATCAGGCCAGGGGAGCAATTTAAGTGCTtaccataggcgctatttcccatAGATACGCCCCTATTCAATTAGGGGCATTTTCAGCTCAAAACactttttgtctcaaaattgaacgacaagatattcaaacacttctatacttgaaagactcatggaaaatatatcaaaatgctctcagttaacgATACATACCCAAGAAATACGACACAAacgagcagaaaatattttaaaatagacttcatttaacagcttaaatgaatgtcataatgactactaaaggacattttaacaccaggtttgtattcaggatgaaaaatacttcttatgatgagtttttaaaggaaatctattttccagagaaaaatgccaaaaaattgagtttttcagctaaaaaaaactttttgtttctaaACTGAAGGATAAGACAATCAAAGCTTTctattcttgaaattttcatggaaaacatatcataatgctctcagttaccgatacatacccagaaaatacaatgcaaaggtgcaggaaatatttgaaaatagacttcatttaacagctcagatgaatgtcataaagactacTAAAGGACATTTTAACAccacatttgtattcagcatgaaagatacttcttacaatgagtttttaaaggaaatcattttttctatgaaaaatgccaaaaattgaaggtaacagttcagggtactttttttgttttttgttcaaaaaactttttgtttcaaaactgaaagataagacattcaaacacttctatacttgaaataatcatggaaaatatatcgtaatgttctcagttaccgataaatacccaataaatacgatgcaaattagcagaaaatatcttaaatttgactttatttaacagcatAAATGAATGTCATGATGACGActgaacgacattttaacaccagatttgaattcaaccTGAGAAATACTTCTCattatgagtttttaaaagatatctattttcctgagaaaaatgccaaaaattgaagggtatttttttagctcaaaaactttttgtttcaaaattgaaagatgagatattcaaacacttctatacttgaaagaatcatgaaaaat from Panulirus ornatus isolate Po-2019 chromosome 58, ASM3632096v1, whole genome shotgun sequence includes these protein-coding regions:
- the LOC139766920 gene encoding retinol dehydrogenase 13-like, producing MLWEAVGCLALVVLAIKVIYTLMSGTCRSSRILNGKTAIVTGASAGIGKETALDLARRGARVILACRNLEKAQKVADAIISTTGNNNVEVQYLDTSNLTTVRKFAQGILDTEKELHILVNNAGIRGEPERKLTDDGLELTMATNHYGHFLLTNLLLGLLKKSVPSRVVNVSSDGHLFCPSLDPNDFDYKKRPYPGSFATYAESKLANILFTLELSEKLRNTGVTTNCLHPGAVNTEILWKGDNSKLALFFACLFSLMAKDEKLGAQTIIYLAVSEEVENVTGKYFCDCKERKPSKQAQDHGLAKKFWDFSEQQVKLTPKERLY